A genomic region of Dictyoglomus sp. NZ13-RE01 contains the following coding sequences:
- a CDS encoding ferrous iron transport protein A, translating to MVKTLYQMNKGEKGKILLIKGGRGKILRLAEMGLIPGEEVVLLQKSIGPVIVKVKDTNLALGRGIAESILVEVETNEKEN from the coding sequence ATGGTAAAAACATTGTATCAAATGAATAAAGGAGAAAAGGGTAAAATCCTTTTAATTAAAGGTGGAAGAGGAAAAATATTAAGATTGGCAGAGATGGGATTAATCCCAGGGGAAGAAGTAGTTTTATTGCAAAAGAGTATAGGACCAGTGATTGTTAAGGTAAAAGATACTAATTTAGCCCTTGGACGTGGTATTGCAGAGTCGATTCTTGTGGAGGTTGAAACGAATGAAAAAGAAAATTAG
- the feoB gene encoding ferrous iron transport protein B: protein MKKKIRVALAGNPNVGKSTVFNLLTGLRQHVGNWPGKTVEKKEGIYETNNYIIEIIDLPGTYSLSYHSLEEQIARDFIINEKPDIVVVIADATALERNLYLLSQLLELHPKIILAINMIDLLKEKKYKLNFERLSKKLGIPVVPMIASKGEGIKELVNNIINLFENKIQLNLTLPNYQDLEPLISELENILSSKECSIPVRWLAIKILENDQEFIEYVKKNYDFTIIQKIIGKREDLPVLIASYRYKWIKDLLKDVLEKPKTQVITLTDKLDTVFTHPILGFFIALFVLFSIFYFTYFISGIFIEPWSKILDYFKLLLQNTFNFLPNFLNNFTFDGIWSGVSILFNFIPLLVIFLFFLALLEDTGYLARIAFVTDRLMHTLGLHGKSFIPLILSSGCNVVGIMGTRTIEDEKDRTLLILVSSFIPCLPRIIVSAFFISIFFPKYSALVLISLYLISLFSVFINSKIIGKFIIKTSFNPLIMELPLYKLPNMKVVLLYIWENLKSFLRRAGTVIVLLSGIIWILSNYPSSNLEDSFLSQLGKIILPIFKTMGFNWQLVIALITGFVAKESSLSTLSTIYQKAGLDLTQALKTQFTPTTIYAFLVMQLLYIPCLATLATIYKETHSKKWTAFSVFYSLVYAYILSFIVYIIGGLLWKS, encoded by the coding sequence ATGAAAAAGAAAATTAGGGTTGCATTAGCTGGAAATCCAAATGTAGGAAAAAGTACAGTTTTTAATCTTCTAACAGGTCTTAGACAACATGTGGGTAACTGGCCAGGTAAAACCGTTGAGAAAAAGGAAGGAATATATGAGACTAATAATTATATTATTGAAATTATTGACCTTCCAGGAACTTATAGCTTAAGCTATCATTCTTTAGAAGAACAAATAGCAAGAGATTTCATCATAAATGAAAAGCCAGACATTGTTGTAGTTATAGCGGACGCAACTGCTTTAGAAAGAAATTTATATCTTCTTTCTCAACTTTTGGAATTACATCCTAAAATCATCTTAGCAATTAATATGATTGATCTCCTTAAGGAGAAGAAGTACAAGCTTAATTTTGAGAGACTAAGTAAGAAATTAGGGATACCTGTAGTTCCTATGATTGCCAGCAAAGGTGAAGGTATCAAAGAACTTGTAAATAATATAATTAATCTATTTGAAAACAAAATTCAACTCAATCTAACATTACCAAATTATCAAGATTTAGAGCCTTTGATAAGTGAGTTAGAGAATATATTGTCATCAAAAGAATGTAGTATACCAGTTCGCTGGTTAGCAATTAAGATCTTAGAAAACGATCAAGAATTTATAGAATACGTTAAGAAAAATTATGATTTCACAATTATACAGAAAATTATTGGAAAGAGAGAAGATTTACCAGTATTAATTGCAAGCTATAGGTATAAATGGATTAAGGATTTATTAAAAGATGTACTGGAAAAGCCAAAAACTCAAGTTATAACCCTAACGGATAAGTTGGATACAGTATTTACTCATCCAATTTTAGGATTTTTTATAGCATTATTTGTATTATTCTCCATATTTTACTTTACATACTTCATAAGTGGAATATTCATAGAACCATGGTCAAAAATCTTGGATTACTTTAAACTTCTTTTGCAAAATACCTTCAATTTTCTTCCCAATTTCCTAAATAACTTTACTTTTGATGGAATTTGGTCTGGTGTCTCTATATTATTTAATTTCATTCCACTATTAGTAATATTTCTCTTCTTTTTAGCATTATTAGAAGATACAGGGTATTTAGCAAGAATTGCTTTTGTAACGGATAGACTTATGCACACTCTCGGACTACATGGAAAAAGTTTCATTCCACTCATTTTAAGCTCTGGATGCAATGTAGTTGGTATCATGGGAACGAGAACAATAGAGGATGAAAAAGATAGAACTCTTCTAATCTTAGTAAGTTCATTTATCCCTTGCCTACCAAGAATTATTGTTTCAGCCTTTTTTATTAGTATCTTTTTTCCAAAGTATTCCGCTTTAGTTTTAATTTCTCTATATTTAATTAGTTTATTTTCAGTATTCATTAATAGCAAAATAATTGGCAAATTCATCATTAAGACTTCATTTAATCCCCTAATTATGGAATTACCGCTATATAAATTGCCAAACATGAAAGTAGTATTACTTTATATTTGGGAAAATTTAAAGTCCTTTCTTAGAAGAGCAGGTACAGTTATAGTTTTACTCTCTGGCATCATTTGGATTTTATCCAATTATCCCTCCTCTAATTTGGAAGATTCATTCTTATCTCAATTAGGAAAAATAATTTTACCGATATTCAAGACTATGGGATTTAACTGGCAATTAGTTATTGCTTTAATAACTGGGTTTGTTGCAAAAGAGTCAAGCCTTTCTACCCTCTCTACCATATATCAGAAAGCCGGTCTTGATTTAACACAGGCTTTAAAAACTCAATTTACTCCTACAACCATATATGCCTTTTTAGTTATGCAACTTTTATATATACCTTGTTTAGCAACTTTAGCAACAATCTATAAAGAAACCCATTCTAAGAAGTGGACCGCCTTTAGTGTGTTCTACTCTTTAGTGTATGCCTACATTCTTTCCTTCATTGTATACATTATTGGAGGATTATTATGGAAGAGTTAA
- the pyrF gene encoding orotidine-5'-phosphate decarboxylase: MKDPIIVALDFPTESEALHMVETLLPYVKNFKVGLELFSSAGPKIVTKIKELGGEVFIDLKLFDIPNTVVRTIEKLLELNPMMLTLHILGGEEMLKKSVEVVERFKNENHTDTPYLLGITVLTSFSEETLRRSWGISRSLPEQVLFLAQLAQETGLDGVVASPWEIELIRNNIKKRLIIVTPGIRLEKNLKDDQKRVMTPREAMEKGSDFLVIGRPITKSDNPAQVIKNIRDQISDILESRI; the protein is encoded by the coding sequence ATGAAGGATCCTATTATTGTTGCCTTAGATTTTCCTACCGAGTCTGAAGCTCTTCATATGGTTGAGACTTTGCTCCCTTATGTGAAGAATTTTAAGGTTGGGTTAGAGTTATTCTCTTCCGCTGGTCCTAAGATTGTGACAAAGATTAAGGAGTTAGGAGGGGAAGTTTTTATAGACCTAAAGTTATTTGACATACCAAATACAGTAGTTAGAACCATAGAAAAGTTATTAGAATTGAACCCAATGATGTTAACACTTCATATTTTAGGTGGAGAGGAAATGCTTAAAAAATCTGTGGAGGTGGTAGAGAGATTTAAAAATGAGAATCATACAGATACTCCTTATTTATTAGGGATTACTGTTTTAACAAGTTTTTCTGAAGAAACATTAAGAAGAAGTTGGGGAATTTCTCGTTCATTACCTGAACAAGTTTTATTCTTAGCCCAGTTAGCACAGGAAACAGGTTTAGATGGTGTTGTAGCATCCCCTTGGGAGATTGAATTAATAAGAAATAACATTAAAAAAAGACTCATAATTGTTACACCTGGAATAAGACTTGAGAAGAATTTAAAAGATGATCAGAAAAGGGTTATGACACCAAGAGAGGCAATGGAAAAAGGATCAGATTTCTTAGTAATTGGTAGACCTATAACTAAGAGTGATAATCCTGCACAAGTTATTAAGAATATTAGAGATCAGATTTCAGACATCCTTGAGAGCAGGATTTAA
- a CDS encoding dihydroorotate dehydrogenase B catalytic subunit: MNNRLEVKIGDLTFKNPILLASGTIGFGEEISKFYDLSILGGIVTKSITLKPRKGNPPPRIWEAYSGILNSIGLENPGIEAFLCEEIEKLQRIDTNIIVSIAGESESEYLDLIKSLNDTKVSAIELNVSCPNVDKGGMHFGVDKDSLISLVKKVLKISKKPVWVKLSPEAKDIVDIVLGLKNVGVNVVVLFNTFLGMAIDWKNRKPAFKRIFAGYSGPAVKPLVLRYVWEVYEKTGITIIGCGGIINYTDVLEYILAGASLVEVGTANFINPMIGKELVEDLYRNIEDESIQDLIGFAHKRKEDNIL, translated from the coding sequence ATGAATAATAGATTGGAAGTTAAGATTGGAGATCTTACTTTTAAAAATCCTATATTATTAGCATCAGGAACTATTGGTTTTGGAGAAGAGATATCAAAATTTTATGATTTAAGTATTTTAGGAGGAATAGTTACAAAGAGTATAACCTTAAAACCCCGAAAAGGTAACCCTCCTCCAAGAATATGGGAAGCTTATTCTGGTATATTAAATTCTATAGGTTTAGAAAATCCAGGAATAGAAGCATTTCTATGTGAAGAAATAGAAAAACTTCAAAGGATAGATACTAATATAATTGTTTCAATTGCAGGAGAGAGTGAGAGTGAATATCTGGATCTCATTAAGAGTTTAAATGATACAAAGGTATCTGCTATAGAATTAAATGTTTCCTGTCCTAATGTAGATAAAGGTGGAATGCATTTTGGGGTTGATAAGGATTCTCTAATAAGTTTGGTAAAAAAGGTATTGAAGATTTCAAAAAAGCCGGTGTGGGTGAAACTTTCCCCTGAAGCAAAAGATATAGTCGATATAGTTTTAGGGCTAAAAAATGTTGGAGTAAATGTTGTAGTCCTATTTAATACTTTCTTAGGAATGGCTATTGATTGGAAGAATAGGAAACCTGCTTTTAAGAGAATTTTTGCTGGATACTCAGGTCCTGCAGTGAAACCTTTAGTTCTTAGATATGTATGGGAAGTTTATGAGAAAACAGGTATTACTATTATAGGATGCGGTGGAATTATAAATTATACTGATGTTTTAGAATATATTCTTGCTGGTGCATCATTAGTAGAGGTTGGAACAGCTAATTTTATAAATCCTATGATTGGAAAAGAGTTAGTAGAAGATCTGTATAGGAATATAGAAGATGAGAGTATTCAAGATTTAATAGGTTTTGCTCATAAAAGAAAGGAGGATAATATCCTATGA
- a CDS encoding dihydroorotate dehydrogenase electron transfer subunit, producing the protein MYRDCEILENKNLFKDIYLLKIKNNFDFQIYPGQFAMIRINNSLDPLLSRPFSFYNASEDSLEFLYQIKGRGTSLLSERKRGEKLKVLAPLGRGFPYPEVSKKIAIIGGGIGIAPLNFLLLELNRGGIKPDIYLGFSTYVPNIILSNFIDNSHSLVITTEDGSLGNRGIITDYIEDLDRYDLIYACGPILMLKKIWEMIEDKGKLYLSLEERMGCGIGICLSCYIGGKDKNMHICKDGPVLSGAEVIL; encoded by the coding sequence ATGTATAGAGATTGTGAGATCTTAGAAAATAAAAATTTATTCAAAGATATATATCTTTTAAAGATTAAAAATAATTTTGATTTTCAAATATATCCCGGACAGTTTGCTATGATAAGAATAAATAATAGTTTAGACCCATTACTTTCAAGACCCTTTAGTTTTTATAATGCTTCAGAAGATTCCTTGGAATTTTTGTATCAAATAAAAGGAAGAGGTACAAGTTTACTTTCAGAAAGAAAAAGAGGAGAAAAACTAAAAGTATTGGCTCCTTTGGGAAGAGGTTTTCCATACCCTGAGGTTTCTAAAAAAATCGCAATAATAGGAGGTGGTATAGGAATTGCTCCATTAAACTTTTTGCTGTTAGAACTGAATAGAGGGGGAATAAAGCCTGATATTTATTTGGGATTTTCAACTTATGTACCTAATATTATTCTTTCTAATTTCATTGATAATTCACATAGCTTGGTAATTACCACTGAGGATGGAAGTTTAGGTAATAGAGGAATAATTACAGATTATATAGAGGATTTAGATAGGTATGATCTCATTTACGCCTGTGGTCCCATATTAATGTTGAAAAAAATATGGGAAATGATAGAGGACAAAGGAAAATTATATTTGTCTTTGGAGGAGAGAATGGGTTGTGGGATTGGGATATGCCTAAGCTGTTATATAGGGGGAAAGGATAAAAATATGCATATATGTAAGGATGGTCCAGTTTTATCAGGAGCTGAGGTAATACTATGA
- a CDS encoding dihydroorotase: MRLLIHDVLLIHPEKDFQEKKDILIEDGIIREIDEYIRVSDAEEINGEGKIIVPSLIDTHVHFREPGYEWKENMLTGSMAGAAGGFTGVLCMPNTDPSIDNSAMVNYVRRRAEEINIIKIYPMGAITKGREGKELTELGDMYRAGAKAFSDDGNCVMNSELLRCALEYSKMFDVPIVEHCEDVNLSSEGSINWGKTATILGLKGIPWVAESSIVIRDIFLSQLTGGKIHIAHVSTWQSIEMIKWGKKNNIKVTCEVTPHHLTLTEDYIIKTNYDPDTKVNPPLRTKEDVDSLWKALDEDIIDVIASDHAPHHRDDKEKEYNLAEFGISGIETVIPLIITYGYYERKIPLLKLFKKLSYNPAKIFNIPYTPLAKGLKANLTMIDLNLEKKVNPDEFFSLGKNTPFKGWSLKGWPVLTIVDGKIVYKEGRIVNV; encoded by the coding sequence ATGAGACTTTTAATTCATGATGTACTTCTTATTCATCCAGAAAAAGACTTTCAGGAAAAGAAAGATATCTTAATTGAGGATGGAATTATAAGAGAGATTGATGAATATATTAGAGTTTCAGATGCAGAAGAGATTAATGGGGAAGGGAAGATTATTGTACCAAGCTTAATAGATACCCATGTTCATTTTAGGGAGCCTGGATATGAATGGAAGGAGAATATGCTTACTGGAAGTATGGCAGGAGCAGCTGGCGGATTTACAGGAGTTTTATGTATGCCAAATACAGACCCTTCAATTGATAATAGTGCCATGGTCAATTATGTTAGAAGGAGAGCGGAGGAGATTAACATCATAAAGATATATCCTATGGGAGCAATTACAAAGGGAAGAGAAGGAAAGGAATTGACAGAACTTGGAGATATGTATCGTGCTGGTGCAAAAGCCTTCTCTGATGATGGAAATTGTGTAATGAATAGTGAGTTATTGAGATGTGCTTTAGAATACTCAAAAATGTTTGATGTTCCAATTGTTGAACACTGTGAAGATGTAAATTTATCGAGCGAAGGTTCTATTAATTGGGGTAAAACAGCTACAATCTTAGGACTCAAAGGAATTCCTTGGGTTGCAGAGTCAAGTATTGTAATAAGGGATATATTTTTGTCTCAATTAACAGGTGGGAAAATACATATTGCCCATGTTTCTACATGGCAAAGTATAGAAATGATAAAATGGGGTAAAAAGAATAATATAAAGGTTACATGTGAAGTAACTCCTCATCATTTAACTTTAACGGAAGATTACATAATTAAGACGAATTATGATCCAGATACAAAGGTTAATCCTCCTTTAAGAACAAAGGAGGATGTTGATAGTCTTTGGAAAGCTTTGGATGAAGATATTATAGATGTAATTGCATCTGATCATGCACCGCATCATAGAGATGATAAAGAAAAGGAATATAACTTAGCAGAATTTGGAATTTCCGGAATAGAGACGGTTATACCTCTCATTATAACATACGGTTATTATGAGAGAAAAATTCCACTCTTAAAATTATTTAAAAAATTGTCTTATAATCCTGCAAAGATTTTTAATATTCCTTATACACCTTTAGCTAAAGGACTAAAGGCAAACCTTACTATGATCGACCTTAATTTAGAAAAGAAGGTTAACCCTGACGAATTTTTCTCTCTTGGTAAAAACACTCCTTTTAAAGGATGGAGTTTAAAAGGGTGGCCAGTCTTAACCATAGTAGATGGGAAGATTGTATATAAAGAGGGTAGGATAGTAAATGTATAG
- a CDS encoding aspartate carbamoyltransferase: MRWNHKHLLGIEQLSKDDILLIIETANSMKEILKRTIKKVPTLRGRTICTLFYEPSTRTRSSFELAAKYLSADTISISVSVSSVQKGETLLDTVKTLEAMGIDAFIIRHSSSGVCNFIAQNVSCSVINAGDGMHEHPTQALLDVFTVFEKKKKISDLKVAIVGDIMHSRVARSNIYAWKTLGNEVVVCGPSTLIPPGIEDLGVQVTYDVDSAIKSADIIYVLRLQLERQKKGLFPTLREYNMLFGITEERVKKAKKDVLIMHPGPMNRGVEITSEVADSKYSVINEQVTNGVAIRMAILYLILGGGKLDETFNS, translated from the coding sequence ATGAGATGGAATCATAAACATCTTCTTGGAATTGAACAGTTAAGTAAAGATGATATTTTGTTAATTATCGAGACTGCTAATTCTATGAAAGAAATTCTTAAAAGAACTATAAAGAAAGTGCCTACTCTAAGAGGAAGAACAATATGTACATTATTCTATGAGCCAAGTACACGAACGAGATCTTCTTTTGAACTTGCTGCAAAATATTTAAGTGCTGATACCATAAGTATATCAGTATCAGTAAGTAGTGTGCAAAAGGGAGAAACTTTATTAGATACAGTAAAGACTTTGGAAGCTATGGGAATTGATGCTTTCATAATAAGACATAGTTCTTCTGGGGTTTGTAATTTTATTGCTCAAAATGTGTCGTGCTCTGTGATAAATGCTGGCGATGGTATGCATGAACATCCAACTCAAGCCCTTCTTGATGTGTTTACGGTTTTCGAAAAGAAAAAGAAAATAAGCGATTTAAAAGTTGCTATTGTTGGAGATATAATGCATAGTAGAGTGGCAAGATCAAATATATATGCTTGGAAGACCCTTGGAAATGAGGTAGTAGTTTGTGGACCAAGCACATTAATACCTCCAGGAATTGAGGATTTAGGCGTTCAAGTTACCTATGATGTAGACTCCGCTATAAAATCTGCAGACATCATATATGTTTTAAGGCTGCAGCTTGAAAGACAAAAGAAGGGATTATTTCCTACTCTCAGAGAGTATAATATGCTTTTTGGCATTACCGAAGAAAGAGTTAAAAAAGCTAAGAAGGATGTTCTAATTATGCATCCCGGTCCTATGAATAGAGGAGTAGAGATAACATCTGAAGTGGCTGATAGTAAATATTCAGTTATAAATGAACAGGTTACAAATGGTGTTGCAATAAGAATGGCAATTCTTTACCTCATATTGGGAGGAGGTAAATTGGATGAGACTTTTAATTCATGA
- a CDS encoding bifunctional pyr operon transcriptional regulator/uracil phosphoribosyltransferase encodes MIYQEKAKILDKEGIRRALRRIAHEIVERNKGIENIVLIGIRKRGVPLALRLQKYLKEIENIEPPVGMLDITLYRDDIGIRLEQPIVGKTEINFPIDGKDVILIDDVLYTGRTVRSALDALMDIGRPKTVQLAVLIDRGHRELPIRADYVGRNVPTSRKELIEVRLEETDGVDEVVILDLKEE; translated from the coding sequence ATGATTTATCAAGAAAAGGCAAAAATCTTAGATAAAGAAGGTATTAGAAGGGCATTAAGGAGGATAGCCCATGAAATTGTAGAGAGAAATAAAGGTATTGAGAATATTGTTCTGATAGGAATTAGAAAGAGAGGAGTTCCATTAGCTTTAAGATTACAAAAATATTTGAAGGAAATCGAAAACATTGAACCACCAGTTGGTATGCTCGACATTACGCTTTATAGAGATGATATAGGGATTAGATTGGAGCAACCAATAGTAGGAAAAACAGAAATAAATTTCCCCATTGATGGGAAAGATGTAATCCTAATTGATGATGTACTTTATACTGGAAGAACAGTGAGATCCGCATTGGATGCTCTTATGGATATTGGAAGACCAAAAACAGTGCAATTAGCAGTATTAATAGATAGGGGGCATAGGGAACTTCCTATCAGAGCGGACTATGTAGGAAGAAATGTACCCACCTCTCGTAAAGAACTGATTGAAGTAAGGTTAGAAGAAACAGATGGCGTTGATGAGGTTGTAATTTTAGATTTAAAAGAGGAATGA
- a CDS encoding DNA polymerase III, whose amino-acid sequence MKNSEVAKALYEIAALLEIKGENKYKVAAYTEAAMRIENLQEDIEKLYKLGKLNKIKGVGESIGQKIAEYLETGKISYLEELKKEIPPEVLELEKIPGIGPKLAYRLYKELGIKDIDSLEKAAKEGRIRLLPRLGEKVEQNILEGIKQFRQSSERIPLGIALPIVEEIISYLSNNPYITNITPAGSIRRRKETIGDIDILITTKDMERVNEQLLKLPILKNILAAGTTKTSIIVEPGIQVDFRVVEDESFGAALQYFTGSKNHNIKLRELALKKGLKINEYGVFRLSDNKKIAGEKEEEIYEVLGLQYIPPELREDQGEIELAMQNKIPILIEEKDIVGEMHSHTNWSDGMNTIEEMANYAYKLGYKYLVISDHSQALGVAGGLTPEQIEKQRREIYELNKKFKDFRIIHGIEANILSDGNLDLPNEVLEKFDIVIAGLHSGFKQSKEKITERLISAIKNPYVDIISHPTGRLINKRPAYEVDLDAILEAAKETGTILEINAQPDRLDLCDLDARRAKEKYGILLSIGTDAHDIRSFSLIRYGIFVARRAWLKKEDILNTYPWEEVQKRLKRAKLNAKNL is encoded by the coding sequence ATGAAAAATAGTGAGGTTGCAAAAGCATTATATGAAATTGCAGCCTTATTAGAAATAAAAGGAGAAAACAAATATAAAGTAGCAGCATATACAGAGGCTGCAATGAGAATTGAAAATTTGCAGGAGGATATAGAAAAGTTATACAAATTGGGAAAATTAAATAAGATTAAAGGTGTAGGAGAAAGTATTGGACAAAAAATAGCTGAATATTTGGAAACTGGTAAGATTTCATATTTAGAAGAACTAAAAAAAGAAATACCTCCTGAGGTTTTGGAGTTAGAGAAAATACCTGGAATAGGTCCAAAATTAGCTTACAGATTATATAAAGAATTAGGCATAAAGGATATAGATAGCTTAGAGAAAGCAGCAAAAGAAGGTAGAATTAGATTGTTACCAAGATTAGGTGAAAAGGTAGAACAAAACATTTTAGAAGGGATAAAACAATTTAGACAAAGCAGTGAAAGGATACCTTTGGGTATTGCTCTACCAATCGTCGAAGAAATTATATCCTATTTATCCAACAACCCATATATAACCAATATTACTCCAGCAGGTAGTATTAGAAGAAGAAAAGAGACTATCGGTGATATTGATATCTTGATTACAACAAAGGACATGGAAAGAGTAAATGAACAACTATTGAAGCTACCTATTTTAAAAAATATTCTTGCTGCAGGCACAACAAAAACCAGCATTATAGTAGAGCCTGGAATCCAAGTAGACTTTAGGGTTGTTGAGGATGAATCCTTTGGTGCTGCGTTACAATATTTTACAGGCTCAAAAAATCACAATATAAAATTAAGAGAACTCGCCCTTAAAAAGGGATTAAAAATTAACGAGTACGGAGTATTTAGATTATCTGATAATAAAAAAATAGCAGGAGAAAAAGAGGAAGAGATATATGAAGTGCTCGGTCTACAATATATACCCCCTGAACTTAGAGAGGACCAAGGTGAAATTGAGTTAGCTATGCAAAATAAGATACCTATATTAATAGAAGAAAAGGATATAGTGGGAGAAATGCATTCTCATACTAATTGGAGTGATGGCATGAATACTATAGAGGAGATGGCAAATTATGCATATAAACTTGGCTATAAGTACTTAGTAATATCTGATCATAGTCAGGCATTAGGAGTAGCAGGAGGATTGACTCCCGAACAAATAGAAAAGCAAAGAAGGGAAATTTATGAACTGAATAAAAAATTTAAAGATTTTAGAATAATACATGGCATTGAGGCAAATATACTAAGTGATGGTAACTTAGATCTTCCAAATGAAGTTTTGGAAAAATTCGACATAGTAATAGCAGGACTTCATTCTGGGTTTAAACAATCAAAAGAAAAAATTACAGAGCGATTAATATCCGCTATAAAAAATCCTTATGTAGATATCATAAGTCATCCAACAGGAAGATTGATAAATAAGAGACCTGCTTATGAGGTAGACTTAGATGCCATATTAGAAGCTGCAAAAGAAACTGGAACTATTTTGGAAATAAATGCTCAGCCAGACAGATTGGATTTATGCGACTTAGATGCAAGAAGAGCAAAAGAAAAATATGGTATACTTCTTTCTATTGGTACGGACGCCCATGATATTCGTAGCTTCTCACTAATCAGGTATGGAATTTTTGTAGCGAGAAGAGCCTGGCTCAAGAAAGAAGATATATTAAACACCTATCCTTGGGAAGAAGTACAAAAAAGACTGAAAAGGGCAAAGTTAAATGCAAAGAATTTATAA
- a CDS encoding tRNA (adenine-N1)-methyltransferase: MQRIYNRGKFREGDLVVLWEEKRKHLIKLEKDKIFFYNKGSIPHNDIIGKEEGSVIYSSHGGRIIAFRPTFSDYILEMPRGAQIIYPKDIGIILIWADIFPGAKIIEAGIGSGALTIALLQAVGEEGLVVSYEIREDFANRAMKNIHNFLLEPKNHVLKLKNIYEEIEEEDFDRLILDLPEPWRVVPHAVKALRPGGIFLAYTPTIIQAQKTVEALKETKQFVLIDTFETLLRPWQIEDLSVRPFHRMVAHTAFITLARKLHNRIEENKFQRDDLSEEEVENQEHSF; the protein is encoded by the coding sequence ATGCAAAGAATTTATAATAGAGGAAAGTTCAGAGAAGGAGACTTAGTAGTTCTTTGGGAAGAAAAAAGAAAACATTTAATAAAGTTAGAAAAAGATAAAATCTTCTTCTATAATAAGGGGTCCATTCCCCATAATGATATTATAGGTAAGGAAGAAGGAAGTGTAATCTACTCTTCTCATGGAGGAAGAATTATAGCTTTCCGTCCAACCTTTTCAGATTATATTTTAGAAATGCCTCGTGGAGCACAGATCATCTATCCTAAGGATATTGGTATTATTCTTATATGGGCAGATATATTTCCAGGTGCAAAGATAATAGAGGCAGGGATCGGATCTGGTGCTCTTACTATTGCACTACTCCAGGCAGTCGGAGAAGAAGGACTTGTTGTCTCTTACGAAATTAGAGAGGATTTTGCAAATAGAGCCATGAAAAATATACATAACTTTCTTTTGGAGCCCAAAAACCATGTCCTAAAGCTGAAAAATATATATGAAGAAATAGAAGAAGAGGACTTTGATAGGTTAATATTAGATCTACCTGAACCTTGGCGAGTTGTTCCGCACGCTGTTAAAGCCCTCAGACCAGGTGGGATTTTTCTGGCATATACTCCTACAATCATACAAGCCCAAAAAACAGTAGAAGCCCTAAAAGAAACAAAACAATTTGTTCTAATTGACACTTTCGAAACTTTATTGAGACCTTGGCAAATAGAAGATTTATCAGTTAGACCTTTCCATAGAATGGTTGCTCATACAGCGTTTATTACTTTGGCTCGAAAGCTTCATAATAGAATAGAAGAGAATAAATTTCAGAGAGACGACCTCTCTGAAGAAGAAGTAGAAAATCAAGAGCATTCTTTTTAA